The Oceaniferula marina sequence CGTGCGTGTCAGGGAACGTGACCGGATGATTCCCAATACACGACGCATTGAGTCTGGCGAAATCTGCATATTCTTTTCCTCCAAGCGGACTCAGGTAATGTGCAATGGCAGAAGCCCCAGTCCGTCCCATATCGGCATATTTCGGGTTTTGTTTGCCACCATCTTTATACCAGACGTAACCGATACCATTGGTTCCCCGGTCAACAAAGGCATGAGCCGCCTTGTATTTCTCCTGATCCACCTTCAGGCCACAACGCATCATCAATGCCCAGGCCATTTTTGCCTGCATCGTAATCACATTGATCGCCCCGTAGCCGTTGCCACCCGGTCGATCAGCGGGGCGATGCCCCCAACCACCATTTTTCATCTGTGCCTTGTGCAGCCAACGGTTGATTTCATCCAACTCTTTGAGAACCCACTGCTCACGGGTCAGCAAATAGTATTCAGCCAACAACACACCATACAGGCTGTACTTCCAGCAATCCAAGCCCCGATAAGCAATGGTATCATCCGTCACCTGTGCACAATATCGCACAGCCTTTCCGACAGATTCCATGTGGGCCTTTTCGCCACTCCCTAGCAATGCCAAAGCCGCAAAGGCATTGATATGGGGCCGCCCATGCCAGGACCCGTCCTCCTTTTGTTTGGAGACCAAATAGGCATACATTTCACCCAACATTTTATCTGTCTTCGCACAGTTGTAAGGGTAGGTCTTGGACAAAGCCCCATAGCGCTGACCCAGCGAAAGCTCTACCTCCACACGCTTGCCATCGCGAACAACATCCAGCTTCAACACCCCCTTATGATTTCCCTGGGCATCTTCCAAGGCATTCCCCATCTCCATCATCGGGCCTTCATAACCGAAAAAATCCACCCCGTAGCCAAACTTGTGAGGCTTGGAAAATACCTTCCCCCGGACACCGACAATACGATCCCCTGTCTTCAACTTTCCTGCGGCCGGAGTCCCGTCAAACACATAGGCAACTTCAAACTCCTTGGGCGCATCCAGAAGAATCTTCGCCCGGGCCCCGGTGATGCCGAGGTTGATGAACCAGCCACCGGCCTGGGCATCAGGCATCACCTTGGTTGTCTTGCTCCAGGTGTCACGTTTACGCAACGCCGTAGCAGGCAAAAGAGTCAACCCCAAACACAAGGCCGTGCAGCACCGTAGATTCCATCGCGCAAACTCTCCTCTCGTTTTCATATCGTGCTCATCACTATGAAGCCCCCAACTCCAATGACCAGCCATTTCGCATTTCACTTTGATCAACTTTTTTATGGAAAAATCGATCATTCAGATCCTGTGTGCTATACATCGAAGCAAGCCGTATGCCTTCTACCATCCATCCCGAACAACAGTTCATCCAACTCATCACCGAGCACCAATCCGAACTGGCTGCCTATATCCGGTCCATCATGCCCACGGCTCCCGGAAAAAAGGACGTTCTCCAAGAAACCAATATCGTGCTTTGGGAAAAACGCAACGAACTCAGAGACCTCTCAGGCTTCACCCCCTGGGCATACCGCATCGCCTATTTCCAAACGCTCGCCCACCTCAAAAAGCGTAAGCGTCAAAAAACGGTTTATCTCGAACCCGATGTCCTCGACCAAATCGCTACCGAACATTCATTCATCGGCAGCCAGGAGGAAGGCATACGGGCAGCAGACGCATTAAACCATTGTCTGACCAAACTCACCCCCGATGATTATCAACTCGTCACCTTCCATTACCAACAACATGGGGGACTCAAAGAATATGCCCAACAAATCAAAAGCTCGCTGGGCCGGGTAAAACACGCCCTGATCCGCATCCGTGGCAACCTCAGAACCTGCATCGAACACCAACTCGATGCCTAAAGAACATCATGGATCAACAAAACACCATCCCCCCGACTCACCGAGAGCTTATCCAAAGCTTGATTGACGGCACCCTCAGCCCGATTGAAAGCCAACGCATCAATCAACTCCTTCGCGATGACGTCGTGCTACGCGAATTTTATATCCGCCAAATCCGCACGGACGAACTGCTCGCAGCACACTTCGAACTTCCGAATAGCCAAGTGGTTCTCAAAAGGCCGGAACCTCAAATATCCAAGAAAAAACATCTCACGGTTGTCACCATGGCCGTTGCCTTGGGCATGGCTGCAGCCATCGCCTTGATGCTGGTATTTCGAGCCCCCGAATCAACCACAGCACAGGACGACCACTCACTGTATTCTGAATTCATCCCAGCCCCCGACCGCACCCCCGTCGCTATGGTGTCCGGAACCAACAACGTCAACTGGGCCGCATCTTCAGGTCAAGTGCGTCCCGGCCATTGGCTCTCGGCCGGAAAAATCGACCTCAAGGAGGGCATCCTCGAGCTAAGCTACGACACCGGCACCCAGGTGCTCATCAAAGCTCCAGCTGTCTATTACATCGAAGCGGAAAGTAAAGGCTACCTCGAAAAAGGATCCATCAAAGCCCACAGCTCCCAGACTCTCGCGAACTTTGAAGTAGAAACCCCCAACAGCCAACTCATCGATCTGGGAACCACCTTCGGTGTCACCGTGCTCAGTGCCCTCAGGACCGAAGTCCATGTGATCGAAGGACTCGTCAAAGCCAAATCCCTCATAGATCCGGACACGGAATGGAAAATGCTCCTCAAAGGTAAAGCCCTGCGCATCAAGAGCACAGAAGACTTTAATACGGACTATGATCGCTTTCCGGCCGACACCAGCCTTTATGATTGGGCTCCTCCCGAACGAGCCAAGCGCCCGCAAAGCATCCACTACCATCATTGGTCATTCGATCAACTCAACGGCTCCCAACTTCAAGACAGCGGACAACATCCAGACTCACCCTCATTTCCAGCCCACACTGTCGACATCTCCGAATCTACCACCTCTCATCAGTGGCTGACCCAGGGACGTTTTGGCAAGGCCCTCCATCTTGACGGCAACCAACGTTTTCTTCGCACCGATTTTCCTGGCATCGAAGGTAACGCATCCCGAACCGTCGCCTTCTGGATTCGACTCGGCAAAAATCAACCGAGAGGTGACGCCACCCCTGGAATCGTCTCGTGGGGAAAAAACAAATCCCGTGGGGAAAAATGGCAAATCCGCACGGAGTCGCCACTTCTCAAAGACAACCAGCAAGTCATCCGCACAGAATGCGCATGGGGTCACATGATGGGACAAACCAACTTACACGACGGCCAATGGCATCACGTAGCCAGCGTGTTTATGTCCGCTCCCAATGCCGATATCGCCACCCACGTCAAACACTACGTCGACGGCAAACTCGAAACCCGTGGCAGTATCATCTCCCGCCGAGTTAATACAGCGGTCGCAAAAGACGAACACTCTAACTTCCCCCTCAGCATTGGACTTTCAATGGATACCGGCTTTAGCCCCAGCTACAACAAACTTATAGAACGCCACAAAAAACAACAGTTAAACATCGAAACCCTGAATGGCGATGT is a genomic window containing:
- a CDS encoding LamG-like jellyroll fold domain-containing protein, whose protein sequence is MDQQNTIPPTHRELIQSLIDGTLSPIESQRINQLLRDDVVLREFYIRQIRTDELLAAHFELPNSQVVLKRPEPQISKKKHLTVVTMAVALGMAAAIALMLVFRAPESTTAQDDHSLYSEFIPAPDRTPVAMVSGTNNVNWAASSGQVRPGHWLSAGKIDLKEGILELSYDTGTQVLIKAPAVYYIEAESKGYLEKGSIKAHSSQTLANFEVETPNSQLIDLGTTFGVTVLSALRTEVHVIEGLVKAKSLIDPDTEWKMLLKGKALRIKSTEDFNTDYDRFPADTSLYDWAPPERAKRPQSIHYHHWSFDQLNGSQLQDSGQHPDSPSFPAHTVDISESTTSHQWLTQGRFGKALHLDGNQRFLRTDFPGIEGNASRTVAFWIRLGKNQPRGDATPGIVSWGKNKSRGEKWQIRTESPLLKDNQQVIRTECAWGHMMGQTNLHDGQWHHVASVFMSAPNADIATHVKHYVDGKLETRGSIISRRVNTAVAKDEHSNFPLSIGLSMDTGFSPSYNKLIERHKKQQLNIETLNGDVDELYIFDAALTPSEILQLMQKNRPPE
- a CDS encoding sigma-70 family RNA polymerase sigma factor, giving the protein MPSTIHPEQQFIQLITEHQSELAAYIRSIMPTAPGKKDVLQETNIVLWEKRNELRDLSGFTPWAYRIAYFQTLAHLKKRKRQKTVYLEPDVLDQIATEHSFIGSQEEGIRAADALNHCLTKLTPDDYQLVTFHYQQHGGLKEYAQQIKSSLGRVKHALIRIRGNLRTCIEHQLDA
- a CDS encoding DUF6288 domain-containing protein → MKTRGEFARWNLRCCTALCLGLTLLPATALRKRDTWSKTTKVMPDAQAGGWFINLGITGARAKILLDAPKEFEVAYVFDGTPAAGKLKTGDRIVGVRGKVFSKPHKFGYGVDFFGYEGPMMEMGNALEDAQGNHKGVLKLDVVRDGKRVEVELSLGQRYGALSKTYPYNCAKTDKMLGEMYAYLVSKQKEDGSWHGRPHINAFAALALLGSGEKAHMESVGKAVRYCAQVTDDTIAYRGLDCWKYSLYGVLLAEYYLLTREQWVLKELDEINRWLHKAQMKNGGWGHRPADRPGGNGYGAINVITMQAKMAWALMMRCGLKVDQEKYKAAHAFVDRGTNGIGYVWYKDGGKQNPKYADMGRTGASAIAHYLSPLGGKEYADFARLNASCIGNHPVTFPDTHGSPLLGMAWTALGALPDPEMFRKLMDYNRWHFALAQCPDGTFYYQPNRDNNAQDFSAAPRLSATATNALILSVKYKRLQMTGAPLVSVAR